One genomic region from Rhizomicrobium palustre encodes:
- a CDS encoding DUF4908 domain-containing protein, with protein sequence MRAFALLFGAFLVCAPAVQAQAGVFDSGLRFSDISPGTYQAGDTRFTLDRYQNAFLMRYVGQPEIFVLYANYGSMGVRVLQFDSGGTAIQVTGWGGMTAYTDDHPEGMPTAKVGDSTAPVLAAVSVAQIQGAADDEAAHLTSSRGLKISIQADQATLNEGAVRALAYDTLENAARGIDRFTANPAARNVFGQRVTAVRIAIADRPYIRIADKVLIVTFNPRTGYFGRASSKAISFALGKMFGIPSN encoded by the coding sequence ATGCGGGCGTTCGCTCTCCTATTCGGCGCGTTCCTGGTCTGCGCACCCGCGGTGCAGGCTCAAGCAGGTGTGTTCGATTCGGGCCTGCGCTTCAGCGACATCAGCCCCGGAACCTATCAGGCTGGGGATACCCGATTTACCCTGGATCGCTACCAAAACGCATTTTTGATGCGCTATGTCGGGCAGCCGGAAATCTTCGTGCTCTACGCCAATTACGGCTCCATGGGCGTGCGGGTACTCCAATTTGATTCGGGGGGGACCGCCATTCAGGTCACCGGCTGGGGCGGCATGACCGCCTATACTGACGACCACCCCGAGGGGATGCCTACCGCTAAGGTGGGCGATTCGACAGCTCCGGTTCTGGCCGCCGTCTCGGTAGCGCAGATTCAGGGCGCCGCGGACGATGAAGCCGCCCATTTGACCAGCTCCCGCGGGCTGAAAATCTCCATCCAAGCCGACCAGGCGACCCTGAATGAGGGCGCCGTGCGGGCGCTGGCCTATGACACCCTCGAAAATGCCGCCCGCGGCATTGATCGCTTCACCGCCAACCCCGCGGCCCGCAACGTCTTTGGCCAGCGGGTGACGGCGGTGCGGATCGCGATCGCTGACCGGCCCTATATCCGCATCGCCGATAAGGTGCTGATCGTCACCTTCAACCCCCGGACCGGCTATTTCGGGCGCGCCTCCTCCAAGGCGATCAGCTTCGCCCTGGGCAAGATGTTCGGCATACCATCGAATTGA
- the acnA gene encoding aconitate hydratase AcnA translates to MKPSLDSFKSRRTLSVGGKTYVYFSLTQAEKNGLKGISRLPYAMKVLLENLLRHEDGKTVTADDIKAVAAWLKNRSSDREIAFRPARVLMQDLTGVPAVVDLAAMRDAMKALGGDPAKINPLAEVDLVIDHSVMVDNFGQKASFKQNVAIEYERNRERYAFLRWGQEAFNNFRVVPPGTGICHQVNLEYLAQTVWTRKGKDKRGQAVTYAFPDTLVGTDSHTTMVNGLAVLGWGVGGIEAEAAMLGQPISMLIPEVVGFKLTGKLQEGITATDLVLTVTQMLRKQGVVGKFVEFYGPGLDEMALEDRATIANMAPEYGATCGFFPIDAETVGYLKNTGRKPATVALVEKYAKAQGLFRTAKSEDPLFTVTLELDMSTVEPSLAGPARPQDRVPLKDAAPEFASALSTRYKKNPEDARVEVEGQDYTLGHGDVVIAAITSCTNTSNPYVMIGAGLVAKKAVELGLKVKPWVKTSLAPGSQVVTEYLAKAGVDKFLDKIGFNLVGYGCTTCIGNSGPLPEPVSKAISANDLAVASVLSGNRNFEGRVHQQVRANYLASPMLVVAYALAGSMNINLTSDPIGLGKGKKPVFLKDIWPTTKEIADAVRKAVKPVAFKSRYKDVFAGDANWKKVKVTKGQTYSWDPASTYVKHPPYFEGMGMEPAPISDIKGARVLAVFGDSITTDHISPAGSIKPTAPGGIYLQEHGIAVKDFNSYGSRRGNHEVMERGTFANIRIKNEMLGGKEGGNTLYQPSGEEMSIFDAALKYKEEGIPAVVFGGKEYGTGSSRDWAAKGPKLQGVKAVIVESFERIHRSNLVGMGIAPFVFEAGKTRHDYKLTGEEVIDIPGLAEDLSPRKKITATIHYKDGTTAKLPLILMLQTADEVAYFKNGGILPYVLRQLISA, encoded by the coding sequence GTGAAACCCAGCCTCGACTCCTTCAAGTCCCGCCGGACCTTGTCGGTGGGCGGAAAGACCTATGTCTATTTCAGCCTCACGCAAGCGGAAAAGAACGGTCTAAAGGGCATTTCCCGTTTGCCCTATGCGATGAAGGTTCTCCTGGAGAACCTGCTCCGCCATGAGGACGGCAAGACCGTCACTGCGGACGATATTAAAGCCGTCGCGGCTTGGCTGAAGAACCGCTCTTCCGACCGCGAAATCGCCTTCCGCCCGGCGCGCGTTCTGATGCAGGATTTGACCGGTGTGCCCGCGGTGGTGGATTTGGCCGCCATGCGCGACGCGATGAAGGCCCTCGGCGGCGATCCCGCCAAGATCAACCCGCTCGCTGAAGTCGATCTCGTCATCGACCACTCGGTGATGGTCGACAATTTCGGCCAGAAGGCCTCGTTCAAGCAGAACGTTGCGATCGAATACGAACGCAACCGCGAGCGTTATGCCTTCCTGCGCTGGGGCCAGGAAGCTTTCAACAATTTCCGCGTGGTGCCGCCGGGTACCGGCATTTGCCATCAGGTGAACCTGGAATACCTCGCCCAGACCGTCTGGACCCGCAAGGGTAAGGACAAGCGCGGCCAAGCCGTCACCTATGCCTTCCCGGATACCCTGGTTGGCACCGACAGCCACACCACCATGGTCAACGGCCTTGCTGTGCTCGGCTGGGGCGTCGGCGGCATCGAAGCTGAAGCGGCCATGCTGGGCCAGCCGATCTCGATGCTGATCCCGGAAGTCGTCGGCTTCAAGCTGACCGGCAAGCTGCAGGAAGGCATCACCGCCACCGATCTGGTGCTGACGGTCACCCAAATGCTGCGCAAACAGGGCGTGGTCGGCAAATTCGTCGAATTCTATGGTCCGGGCCTGGATGAAATGGCGCTGGAAGATCGCGCCACTATCGCGAATATGGCCCCAGAATATGGCGCCACCTGCGGCTTCTTCCCGATCGACGCAGAAACCGTCGGCTATCTGAAAAATACCGGCCGCAAGCCTGCGACCGTCGCCCTGGTCGAGAAATACGCCAAGGCGCAGGGGCTTTTCCGCACCGCCAAAAGCGAAGACCCGCTCTTCACGGTCACGCTCGAGCTCGACATGTCGACGGTGGAGCCGTCGCTCGCCGGTCCCGCCCGTCCGCAGGATCGCGTACCGCTGAAGGATGCCGCGCCGGAATTCGCGAGCGCGCTCTCCACCCGCTACAAGAAGAACCCGGAAGACGCCCGCGTCGAGGTCGAAGGCCAGGATTACACCCTCGGCCATGGCGATGTGGTGATCGCGGCGATCACCTCCTGCACCAACACCTCCAATCCCTATGTGATGATCGGTGCCGGTCTGGTGGCGAAAAAGGCCGTTGAATTGGGCCTTAAGGTGAAGCCGTGGGTGAAGACCTCGCTCGCACCGGGCAGCCAGGTGGTGACCGAATATCTCGCCAAGGCGGGTGTCGATAAATTCCTCGACAAGATCGGCTTCAACCTCGTCGGTTATGGCTGCACCACCTGTATCGGCAATTCGGGCCCGCTGCCCGAGCCGGTGTCGAAGGCGATCAGCGCCAACGATCTCGCGGTCGCCTCTGTGCTTTCGGGCAACCGCAACTTCGAAGGGCGCGTGCATCAGCAGGTGCGTGCCAACTATCTCGCTTCGCCGATGCTGGTCGTCGCTTACGCGCTCGCCGGGTCGATGAACATCAACCTCACCAGCGATCCCATCGGTCTGGGCAAGGGCAAGAAGCCAGTCTTTCTGAAAGACATCTGGCCCACGACCAAGGAAATCGCCGATGCGGTGCGCAAGGCCGTGAAGCCGGTGGCGTTCAAGTCGCGCTACAAGGACGTCTTCGCGGGAGACGCCAATTGGAAGAAGGTCAAGGTCACTAAGGGCCAGACCTATTCCTGGGACCCGGCCTCCACTTACGTGAAGCATCCGCCCTATTTCGAAGGCATGGGCATGGAGCCTGCGCCGATCAGCGACATCAAGGGCGCGCGCGTCCTTGCGGTGTTCGGCGATTCCATCACCACCGACCACATCTCGCCGGCTGGCTCGATCAAGCCGACGGCGCCGGGCGGCATCTATCTGCAAGAGCACGGCATCGCGGTGAAGGATTTCAACTCCTATGGCTCGCGCCGTGGCAATCACGAGGTGATGGAACGCGGCACCTTCGCCAATATCCGCATCAAGAATGAGATGCTGGGCGGCAAGGAAGGCGGCAATACGCTCTATCAGCCGTCAGGCGAAGAAATGTCGATCTTCGATGCCGCGCTGAAGTACAAGGAAGAGGGTATTCCGGCTGTCGTGTTCGGCGGCAAGGAATATGGCACCGGCTCGTCGCGCGACTGGGCGGCGAAGGGGCCGAAGCTGCAAGGCGTGAAGGCCGTAATCGTGGAAAGCTTCGAGCGTATCCACCGCTCCAACCTCGTCGGCATGGGCATCGCGCCCTTCGTCTTCGAGGCGGGCAAGACGCGCCATGATTACAAGCTCACCGGCGAAGAGGTGATCGACATCCCCGGCCTCGCCGAGGACCTCAGCCCCCGCAAGAAGATCACCGCCACCATCCATTACAAGGATGGCACCACCGCAAAGCTGCCGCTGATCCTGATGCTGCAGACCGCCGATGAAGTGGCCTATTTCAAGAACGGCGGCATCCTGCCGTATGTCCTGCGCCAGCTCATCTCGGCGTAA
- a CDS encoding DUF1223 domain-containing protein, giving the protein MKSLLAALSFVALAAAAAVAGPVRPVVVEVYTAQGCNTCQASNAMAAKLAQKPGVLVLSLPVTYWDMFGWKDTLANEDNTRRQKAYAAALRRGGVYTPQMIIDGVRDVPATRADAVGYALEMALMARDEGAPAEAGPAMVRREGPLVAVAATRVRNSGSNTWSVGVNLSKMPEGLRVAVDRAPERRRLDATVWLFRVKTNATVRITGGESAGQTVAYKNVVTGIQNLGNWHGDAHAFAVPSPAGKVAPYDAVAVVVQQGGFGRVVGSSLQPITY; this is encoded by the coding sequence ATGAAATCCCTGTTGGCCGCTCTGTCATTTGTTGCTCTGGCCGCCGCCGCCGCTGTCGCGGGGCCGGTGCGCCCGGTCGTGGTCGAGGTTTACACCGCCCAGGGCTGCAACACCTGCCAGGCGTCCAACGCGATGGCGGCCAAGCTGGCGCAGAAGCCTGGGGTTTTGGTCCTTTCCTTGCCCGTGACCTATTGGGACATGTTCGGCTGGAAGGACACGCTGGCGAATGAGGACAATACCCGCCGCCAGAAAGCCTATGCTGCGGCTTTGCGCCGGGGCGGCGTCTACACGCCCCAGATGATCATCGACGGCGTGCGCGATGTGCCGGCTACCCGCGCCGATGCGGTGGGCTATGCCCTTGAGATGGCGCTGATGGCGCGAGACGAGGGGGCGCCCGCTGAAGCAGGTCCTGCCATGGTCCGTCGCGAGGGGCCTCTGGTCGCCGTGGCGGCGACGCGGGTGCGCAACTCGGGCTCGAATACCTGGTCGGTGGGGGTCAATCTTTCCAAGATGCCTGAGGGCTTGCGTGTTGCCGTCGATCGCGCGCCGGAGCGGCGCAGGCTCGATGCCACGGTCTGGCTCTTCCGTGTGAAGACCAATGCCACGGTGCGGATCACGGGCGGCGAAAGCGCGGGCCAGACCGTCGCCTATAAGAACGTGGTGACGGGCATTCAGAATCTCGGCAATTGGCATGGCGATGCCCATGCCTTCGCGGTGCCGAGCCCGGCGGGCAAGGTCGCCCCTTATGATGCCGTGGCCGTCGTGGTGCAGCAGGGCGGCTTTGGCCGCGTGGTGGGCTCCTCATTGCAGCCGATTACTTACTGA
- a CDS encoding EAL domain-containing protein has translation MVDVLEQSLQKKPGEPLHSLRTVQDTERLKLAVTGAGTLLFDWTVSDDSIVWDGAVDQLPPQLAGNGSYGRQFLAAVDADSRRRFTELLNSRSKEQTSFEVEAELPSAMGTVWFVLLGSRIAGADGATERLVGVMRDITERKHQYNRLNYLATRDELTGHLNRNSLRAELAEAIAAAQTQERHCGFLVASIDRLAMINDSYGFDAADEVIVAVGERLARSLRGSDVIGRTAGNKFGVVLKNCTEADIGIVADRLRAVVRNDVVETRAGRVAVTSSVGAVWLPGSASSSQEAMLRAEEALERARGRGRDGFCIYHRSELREGARLRLMHVADEVVAALKDDRLVFAYQPIIDANSRKIVEYECLLRMQRLDGTIAPAGHFIPAAEQLGLARLVDRRALEMCIATLQEHPEVHLSVNVSGTTAQDSAFLLSFVDYVKQHSEVAHRLVVELTETAALHHFEENAQFVSRLREMGCRVAIDDFGAGYTSFRNLQMLRVDKVKIDGSYVAQLSSSPENQVFVRTLVDLAKNFNLKTTAEWVGSEEEAQLLQSFGVDCFQGFFFGEPLLKPKW, from the coding sequence GTGGTGGATGTGTTGGAACAGTCGCTTCAGAAGAAGCCTGGGGAGCCTCTTCATTCCCTGCGGACGGTCCAGGATACCGAACGGCTGAAATTGGCCGTCACGGGCGCTGGCACCCTGCTGTTTGATTGGACGGTGTCCGACGACAGCATCGTGTGGGATGGAGCCGTGGATCAGCTCCCGCCGCAGCTTGCGGGGAACGGCAGTTATGGCCGCCAGTTTCTGGCTGCGGTCGATGCCGATTCACGCCGCCGCTTTACCGAGCTTTTGAACAGCCGTTCGAAGGAACAGACGAGCTTCGAAGTCGAAGCGGAACTGCCCTCGGCGATGGGCACGGTGTGGTTCGTGCTGCTGGGCTCGCGCATCGCAGGCGCCGATGGCGCGACCGAGCGCCTGGTGGGCGTCATGCGCGACATCACCGAGCGCAAGCACCAGTACAATCGCCTGAACTATCTGGCGACGCGCGACGAGCTGACCGGCCATCTCAACCGCAATTCCTTGCGCGCTGAACTTGCCGAAGCCATCGCCGCCGCCCAGACGCAGGAGCGCCATTGCGGCTTTCTCGTGGCTTCCATCGATCGTCTGGCGATGATCAACGATTCCTATGGCTTTGATGCTGCCGACGAGGTGATCGTGGCGGTGGGTGAGCGGCTTGCCCGCTCCTTGCGCGGCTCCGATGTGATCGGGCGCACCGCGGGCAATAAATTCGGCGTGGTCCTTAAGAACTGCACTGAAGCCGATATCGGCATTGTCGCCGACCGGCTGCGCGCGGTGGTGCGCAATGATGTGGTGGAGACCCGCGCGGGGCGTGTCGCCGTGACCTCTTCTGTCGGCGCGGTGTGGCTGCCCGGCAGTGCCTCCTCAAGCCAGGAAGCGATGCTGCGTGCCGAGGAAGCCCTCGAACGCGCCCGCGGCCGCGGCCGTGATGGCTTCTGCATCTATCACCGCTCCGAATTGCGCGAAGGGGCGCGCCTGCGCCTTATGCATGTGGCTGATGAGGTAGTGGCGGCGCTGAAGGATGATCGCTTGGTCTTCGCCTATCAGCCCATCATCGACGCCAACTCGCGCAAGATTGTCGAATATGAATGCCTCTTACGGATGCAGCGTTTGGACGGCACGATAGCGCCTGCGGGGCATTTCATTCCCGCCGCAGAGCAGCTTGGGCTGGCGCGGCTGGTGGACCGCCGGGCGCTCGAAATGTGCATCGCCACGCTTCAGGAGCACCCCGAGGTGCATCTCAGCGTCAACGTCTCCGGCACGACGGCGCAGGATTCGGCCTTCCTTCTTTCCTTCGTCGATTATGTGAAGCAGCATTCCGAAGTCGCCCATCGCCTGGTGGTGGAACTCACCGAAACCGCGGCGCTGCATCATTTCGAGGAGAATGCGCAATTCGTTTCGCGTCTGCGCGAGATGGGCTGCCGTGTTGCCATCGATGATTTCGGTGCCGGCTATACCTCGTTCCGTAACCTGCAAATGCTCAGGGTCGACAAGGTAAAGATCGACGGCTCTTATGTGGCGCAGCTCTCAAGCTCGCCGGAAAATCAGGTCTTCGTGCGCACGCTGGTGGACCTTGCCAAGAACTTCAACCTCAAAACCACCGCCGAATGGGTGGGGTCAGAGGAAGAAGCGCAGCTCCTGCAAAGCTTCGGCGTGGATTGCTTCCAAGGCTTCTTCTTCGGCGAGCCGCTGCTCAAGCCGAAGTGGTGA
- the phaR gene encoding polyhydroxyalkanoate synthesis repressor PhaR: MAEDLKRTEAPVVIKKYANRRLYNTESSSYVTLDHLAQMVKQGVSFEVQDARTGEDITRSVLTQIIFEEEAKGQNLLPINFLRQLIRFYGDPMQAFVPGFLDLSMDGFVRNEDEMRRRIAHVFGGGKDAMEALAKQNMAAFERAVTMFTPRVVDEPAPPAPAQPAPSDLSELKSEIEEMRRQLLELSQRK; this comes from the coding sequence GTGGCGGAAGATCTGAAGCGGACGGAAGCCCCGGTCGTCATCAAGAAATACGCGAACCGGCGGCTCTACAATACCGAAAGCTCAAGTTATGTGACACTCGACCATCTCGCCCAGATGGTCAAACAGGGCGTTTCGTTCGAAGTGCAGGATGCGCGCACCGGCGAGGATATCACCCGCTCGGTCCTGACCCAGATCATCTTCGAGGAAGAAGCCAAGGGGCAAAACCTCCTGCCGATCAATTTCCTGCGCCAGCTCATCCGCTTTTATGGCGATCCCATGCAGGCCTTTGTGCCGGGCTTCCTGGATCTCTCCATGGACGGCTTCGTACGCAATGAAGACGAAATGCGCCGCCGTATCGCCCATGTCTTCGGCGGCGGCAAGGATGCGATGGAAGCCCTGGCCAAGCAGAATATGGCCGCTTTCGAGCGTGCCGTGACCATGTTCACCCCGCGCGTGGTGGACGAACCGGCCCCGCCCGCCCCGGCGCAACCGGCGCCAAGCGATCTTTCCGAGCTCAAAAGCGAGATTGAGGAAATGCGCCGCCAATTGCTGGAATTAAGTCAGCGCAAATAG
- a CDS encoding MarR family winged helix-turn-helix transcriptional regulator, producing the protein MKGQRKGNGGFELAEAPSHLIKRCQQYFGDLYAREAGSCELTKQQFTVLAALENNEGVSQTALVEMTGIDRSTLAEMVRRMLERGLVSRERTEKDARANAVAITTNGRKALRVARSAADRAEKALLEPLPPSERAKFIKALSAIASAGEEFAANGGPVKPRAKATRKRRG; encoded by the coding sequence ATGAAGGGCCAGCGCAAAGGCAATGGGGGCTTTGAACTTGCGGAAGCACCCTCTCATTTGATCAAACGGTGTCAGCAGTATTTCGGCGATCTCTATGCGCGTGAAGCCGGATCGTGCGAACTGACCAAGCAGCAATTCACGGTGCTGGCTGCACTGGAAAATAACGAAGGCGTGAGCCAAACCGCGCTCGTGGAAATGACCGGCATTGACCGCTCGACGCTGGCCGAAATGGTCCGGCGCATGCTGGAGCGGGGCCTCGTGTCTCGCGAGCGTACCGAGAAAGATGCCCGCGCCAATGCGGTGGCGATCACCACCAACGGCCGCAAGGCCTTGCGGGTGGCGCGCTCTGCTGCCGATCGCGCGGAGAAAGCCTTGCTTGAACCCCTGCCGCCGAGCGAGCGTGCAAAGTTTATCAAGGCGCTGTCGGCCATCGCCTCGGCAGGCGAGGAATTCGCCGCCAATGGCGGACCGGTCAAACCCCGCGCCAAGGCGACGCGCAAGCGCCGCGGCTAA
- a CDS encoding septation protein A: MNPQLRRSLTDFGPLLLFFIAYRLFDLYVATAVIMAAAVTAAILGFVIDRKLNPMPIFTAVVVVIFGGLTLYLNDKTFIKMKPTMIYALFGAILIGGVWFKRPFVKTILGTAFAMADKAWAVLSLRFGGFFLAMAVLNELIWRNFSESFWVNFHTFGAIALTILFCFSQAPFLLRHQMDTPAE; encoded by the coding sequence ATGAACCCGCAATTGAGGCGCAGCCTGACCGATTTTGGGCCATTGCTGCTGTTTTTCATCGCATACAGATTATTCGATCTTTATGTAGCCACAGCGGTCATTATGGCGGCAGCGGTGACTGCTGCAATTCTAGGCTTTGTGATCGACCGCAAGCTCAACCCGATGCCGATATTCACCGCGGTGGTTGTCGTTATTTTCGGGGGGCTGACGCTCTATCTGAACGACAAGACCTTCATCAAGATGAAGCCGACTATGATTTATGCGCTTTTCGGCGCCATTTTGATCGGCGGCGTTTGGTTCAAACGCCCGTTCGTTAAAACTATTCTCGGAACGGCTTTTGCGATGGCCGATAAGGCCTGGGCGGTTTTAAGCCTGAGATTCGGCGGCTTTTTTCTCGCCATGGCCGTTCTCAACGAATTGATATGGCGCAATTTTTCCGAAAGCTTCTGGGTGAATTTTCATACTTTCGGTGCCATCGCGCTGACTATCTTATTCTGTTTCAGCCAAGCACCATTTTTGCTCCGCCATCAGATGGATACGCCCGCCGAATAG
- the ftsY gene encoding signal recognition particle-docking protein FtsY translates to MIRQFGEAPPPPTFFEKLKSGLSKSASALGLDALVKKKLDAVSLGELEEALIRADLGAAQAKAITKAVGAGRYDQDVSTYDLRQVLATEIASILTPVAQPLHIDASHKPFVILVAGVNGTGKTTTIGKIAAKLTREGHKVVLAAGDTFRAAAIEQLQVWGTRAGAEVVARAPGSDAAGLCFDAYTRARDVGADVLLIDTAGRLQNKAGLMAELEKIARVLKKQDASAPHASLLVLDATTGQNALSQVEAFSAAVPLTGLVMTKLDGTAKGGILVALAARFGLSVHFIGVGEREEDLQPFDAMSFAKALTGAA, encoded by the coding sequence GTGATACGGCAATTCGGCGAAGCCCCTCCGCCCCCGACCTTTTTCGAAAAGCTGAAATCCGGCCTTTCCAAAAGCGCCTCCGCCCTTGGCCTTGATGCGCTGGTCAAGAAAAAGCTGGACGCGGTTTCGCTGGGCGAGCTGGAAGAAGCCCTTATCCGGGCCGATCTTGGCGCCGCCCAGGCCAAGGCGATCACCAAAGCGGTGGGCGCTGGCCGCTATGACCAAGACGTCTCGACCTATGATTTGCGCCAGGTTTTGGCGACGGAAATCGCCTCCATCCTGACACCGGTAGCTCAACCACTGCATATTGATGCGTCCCACAAACCATTTGTCATTCTGGTGGCGGGCGTGAATGGCACGGGCAAAACCACCACCATCGGTAAGATCGCAGCGAAGCTGACACGAGAAGGTCACAAGGTGGTGCTGGCGGCAGGTGACACATTTCGCGCCGCCGCCATCGAGCAGCTCCAAGTCTGGGGCACGCGCGCAGGCGCCGAAGTGGTGGCGCGCGCCCCGGGCAGCGATGCCGCGGGACTTTGTTTTGACGCCTATACGCGGGCACGCGACGTGGGCGCTGATGTGCTGTTGATCGACACTGCCGGACGGCTGCAAAACAAGGCCGGGCTGATGGCGGAGCTCGAAAAAATCGCACGTGTCTTGAAAAAGCAGGATGCCTCCGCGCCGCATGCGAGCCTACTGGTGCTGGATGCCACCACCGGTCAAAATGCCCTTTCGCAGGTTGAGGCTTTTTCCGCAGCGGTTCCCTTGACTGGCCTTGTGATGACCAAGCTGGATGGAACTGCGAAAGGCGGCATCCTCGTTGCACTCGCCGCGAGATTCGGCCTTTCCGTGCATTTCATCGGCGTAGGCGAACGCGAGGAGGATTTGCAACCCTTCGATGCGATGAGTTTTGCCAAGGCATTGACGGGGGCGGCATGA
- the mtaB gene encoding tRNA (N(6)-L-threonylcarbamoyladenosine(37)-C(2))-methylthiotransferase MtaB — protein MSIDIVTFGCRLNAYESEAIKARTEGLTNTVVVNTCAVTAEAVRQSRQQIRKLRRERPDARIIVTGCAAQTEPDTYAKMPEVDMVLGNGEKLDAKNYAFGINERVRVNDIMELKETAAQFVECFEGRTRAFLQVQNGCDHRCTFCIIPYGRGNSRSVGMGAVVEEARKLATNGYSEIVLTGVDLTSYGGDLPGKPSLGALVKKILKLVPEVKRLRLSSIDSIEADDELMLAIAGEERLMPHFHLSAQSGDDMILKRMKRRHSREDTIRFCESVRKLRPDAVFGADLIAGFPTETEQMFDNTLRLVDEAGLSLLHVFPFSARKGTPAARMPQLGREVAKERAARLRAKGAEKLSQLYSGMVGREVDILVEKHPEAGKPGLGRTPSFVPVAFAAEDSLGTEGNFVRLRITGFTPEHLTGAHLLGDRL, from the coding sequence ATGAGCATCGATATCGTCACCTTCGGCTGCCGCCTCAACGCCTATGAGTCGGAAGCGATCAAGGCCCGCACGGAAGGCCTCACAAACACTGTCGTGGTCAACACCTGCGCGGTGACGGCAGAAGCCGTACGCCAATCCCGCCAGCAGATCCGCAAGCTGCGCCGCGAACGCCCTGATGCGCGCATCATCGTCACCGGCTGTGCCGCACAGACCGAGCCGGACACCTACGCCAAGATGCCCGAAGTCGACATGGTGCTGGGCAATGGCGAAAAGCTCGATGCCAAGAACTACGCCTTCGGCATCAATGAGCGCGTGCGCGTCAACGACATCATGGAGCTGAAGGAAACCGCGGCTCAGTTCGTGGAGTGCTTCGAGGGGCGCACCCGCGCCTTCCTGCAAGTGCAAAACGGCTGTGATCACCGCTGCACCTTCTGCATCATCCCTTACGGCAGAGGAAATTCACGCAGCGTCGGCATGGGCGCGGTCGTCGAGGAAGCCAGAAAACTTGCCACCAATGGCTATAGCGAGATCGTGCTGACCGGCGTCGACCTGACGAGCTATGGCGGCGATCTGCCGGGCAAGCCAAGTCTTGGCGCGCTGGTGAAGAAAATTCTCAAACTGGTGCCGGAGGTAAAACGCCTGCGCCTCAGCTCGATCGACTCCATCGAAGCCGATGACGAGTTGATGTTGGCCATCGCTGGGGAAGAGCGGCTGATGCCGCATTTTCACCTCTCCGCGCAATCGGGCGACGACATGATCCTGAAGCGGATGAAGCGCCGTCACAGCCGCGAGGACACCATCCGCTTCTGTGAGAGCGTACGCAAATTGCGCCCAGACGCGGTGTTCGGCGCCGATCTGATCGCAGGTTTTCCCACCGAAACCGAGCAAATGTTCGACAACACGCTGCGCCTGGTGGACGAGGCAGGCTTGTCGCTGCTGCATGTTTTCCCCTTCTCTGCCCGTAAAGGCACGCCTGCCGCGCGTATGCCCCAGCTCGGCCGCGAGGTTGCCAAGGAACGCGCCGCGCGCCTTCGGGCCAAGGGCGCCGAGAAACTGTCGCAACTTTATTCCGGCATGGTGGGACGCGAGGTGGATATCCTGGTGGAAAAGCATCCCGAAGCGGGCAAGCCGGGACTTGGGCGCACACCGTCCTTTGTGCCGGTTGCATTTGCGGCCGAAGACAGTCTAGGCACAGAGGGTAATTTCGTCCGCCTACGCATTACGGGGTTCACCCCGGAACATTTAACCGGCGCGCATTTGTTGGGAGACAGGCTGTGA
- the dapF gene encoding diaminopimelate epimerase — protein sequence MIPFLKMHGLGNDFAVFDARKQRLAFDATQARQIADRRRGIGCDQLIVIEPSSDADAFMRIRNPDGSEVEACGNATRCVARLLLDETRKQKVTLQTVAGILVCEDAGGGAVTVDMGAPELSWERIPMAEAVDTNRFTLTVEGESLTASAVSMGNPHCVLFVDDADAAPVATLGPKIENHPLFPRRTNVEFVSVRDKGYLRMRVWERGAGITQACGSGACATAVAAFRRGLTRDHVEIELDGGVLSITLKDGHVFMTGATALAYSGTFAFDTK from the coding sequence ATGATCCCGTTTTTGAAAATGCATGGCCTGGGTAACGATTTCGCTGTGTTCGACGCGCGAAAACAACGGCTTGCCTTTGACGCGACGCAGGCCCGCCAGATTGCCGACCGCCGCCGCGGTATCGGCTGCGATCAGTTGATTGTGATCGAGCCTTCGTCTGACGCCGACGCCTTCATGCGCATTCGCAATCCCGACGGCAGCGAAGTGGAAGCCTGTGGCAACGCTACACGTTGCGTGGCGCGCCTGCTGCTCGATGAGACGCGCAAGCAAAAGGTCACCTTGCAGACCGTCGCGGGCATTCTTGTTTGCGAGGATGCGGGCGGCGGCGCGGTCACCGTGGATATGGGCGCGCCCGAACTTTCCTGGGAGCGCATTCCCATGGCGGAAGCGGTAGATACCAATCGCTTCACCCTCACCGTCGAGGGCGAGAGCCTTACCGCCTCTGCCGTTTCGATGGGCAACCCCCATTGCGTGCTTTTCGTGGACGACGCTGATGCGGCGCCCGTTGCAACGCTGGGCCCCAAAATCGAAAACCACCCCTTATTCCCTAGGCGGACGAATGTGGAGTTCGTCTCGGTGCGCGACAAAGGCTATCTCAGGATGCGGGTGTGGGAACGCGGCGCGGGGATCACACAAGCTTGCGGCTCGGGCGCTTGCGCGACTGCGGTGGCAGCGTTCCGCCGCGGGCTCACACGCGATCATGTCGAGATCGAACTCGATGGCGGCGTGCTCTCGATCACTTTGAAAGACGGCCATGTCTTCATGACCGGGGCAACGGCGCTTGCCTATTCCGGCACTTTCGCGTTCGACACCAAATGA